The following are encoded together in the Spirochaetota bacterium genome:
- the moaA gene encoding GTP 3',8-cyclase MoaA, translating into MLVDSFGRNIDYVRISVTDHCNLRCVYCMPGPVQWLPHHQILRNEEIVQLVDIFVSLGIKKVRFTGGEPLLRKGFFDIVKQVRSNHNDLEICITTNGMLLENFVNAIKEYNVQKVNVSLDTLDPTTFTKITGVNGLDRVVRGIEKVSLLPGVECKINAVIMNSTLDELEQLVNFATHVDAIRFIERMPLSNDPVPFVSADTLINALHTLGTLQRKTQSDTHVAAMYKFQPKGKSHIINIGIIPAVSHRFCSRCNRLRVTPDGMLRACLHDTTEYNVKNILRGQFQKDIKEVIQQAVLHKKKEHSLTQCDDTVFNCSGMTLHSMSKIGG; encoded by the coding sequence ATGCTAGTTGATAGCTTTGGCAGGAATATAGATTATGTGCGCATTTCGGTGACCGACCACTGCAATTTACGTTGTGTATATTGCATGCCTGGTCCAGTTCAGTGGCTACCACATCACCAGATATTGCGTAATGAAGAAATAGTACAGCTTGTTGATATATTTGTTTCACTTGGGATAAAAAAGGTACGCTTTACTGGCGGTGAGCCGTTGCTTAGAAAAGGCTTTTTTGATATAGTGAAACAGGTACGCAGTAATCATAATGATTTGGAGATATGTATAACCACCAACGGGATGTTGCTTGAAAACTTTGTCAATGCCATCAAAGAATATAATGTACAGAAAGTTAATGTGAGCCTTGATACGCTTGATCCTACTACATTTACAAAAATAACAGGGGTCAATGGATTAGACAGGGTAGTAAGAGGTATAGAAAAAGTTTCATTATTACCTGGTGTTGAGTGCAAAATCAATGCTGTCATTATGAATTCAACACTTGATGAACTTGAACAATTAGTTAATTTTGCAACACATGTTGATGCAATACGATTTATTGAACGCATGCCACTTAGCAATGACCCGGTGCCGTTTGTAAGTGCTGATACATTGATAAATGCATTACATACATTGGGTACATTACAGCGCAAAACACAAAGCGATACCCATGTTGCTGCCATGTACAAATTCCAGCCAAAAGGAAAATCACACATAATAAACATTGGCATAATACCTGCAGTGTCACACAGATTTTGTTCTCGATGCAACCGTTTGCGAGTAACACCAGATGGGATGCTGCGCGCATGCCTTCATGATACCACAGAATATAATGTAAAAAACATACTCAGGGGACAGTTTCAAAAGGATATAAAAGAAGTTATTCAACAGGCAGTATTACATAAAAAGAAAGAGCATTCTTTAACTCAATGTGATGATACGGTATTTAACTGTTCGGGAATGACATTGCATTCAATGTCAAAAATTGGTGGCTGA
- the gatA gene encoding Asp-tRNA(Asn)/Glu-tRNA(Gln) amidotransferase subunit GatA: protein MVEKTIAQLLQLLESGQTTSVEIVTAYLQAIEEKKDINAYITVPHDEALAQAQESDQRRKNGTPLSKFDGIPIAIKDNICTKGVLTTCASGILQNFIPPYNATAYQKLRDAGFVLLGKTNLDEFAMGSTTETSFFGPTKNPVDTQKVPGGSSGGSAAAVAAGIAPVALGSDTGGSIRQPAAFCGVVGIKPTYGRVSRYGLVAYASSLDQIGTFARTVRDAADVLAVISGVDVRDATSINKPVDFDSTAITGDIKGLRIGVPQEYFNGVDEAIATAVKDVLKKLELQGAHIQQISLQYTDYAVPIYYLIATAEASSNLARYDGVRYGYRSKNIQKLKELYVKTRQEGFGKEVKRRIILGTFALSSGYYDAYYLKALKGRRLIIDDFTKAFSTCDCIVAPVTTTTAFGIGEKISDPLSLYMADILTIQANLAGIPGMSVPVTKDKSGMPIGVQIMAQHFNEKVMLNVAQAIEDSCAV from the coding sequence ATGGTAGAGAAAACAATAGCTCAGTTACTACAATTGCTTGAAAGCGGTCAAACAACTTCCGTTGAAATAGTGACTGCATACTTACAAGCTATAGAAGAAAAAAAAGATATTAATGCATATATCACAGTGCCACACGATGAAGCGTTAGCGCAAGCACAAGAATCAGACCAGCGACGTAAAAACGGCACACCACTGTCTAAGTTTGATGGCATTCCTATAGCAATAAAAGACAATATATGCACTAAAGGAGTGCTGACTACCTGTGCATCGGGCATTTTGCAAAATTTTATCCCGCCATACAATGCCACAGCGTATCAAAAGTTACGTGATGCTGGTTTTGTGCTTTTGGGGAAGACCAATCTGGATGAATTTGCCATGGGATCAACCACGGAGACCTCATTCTTTGGTCCCACAAAAAACCCTGTGGACACACAAAAGGTTCCTGGCGGAAGCAGCGGTGGTTCGGCTGCAGCGGTAGCAGCAGGAATTGCTCCGGTGGCGCTTGGCTCTGACACCGGCGGTTCTATTCGGCAACCGGCTGCATTCTGTGGTGTTGTAGGGATAAAGCCAACGTACGGCAGGGTATCACGCTATGGGCTTGTAGCGTACGCATCGTCGCTTGACCAGATAGGCACCTTTGCACGCACAGTGAGGGATGCAGCTGATGTGCTTGCAGTCATATCGGGAGTGGATGTGCGGGATGCTACATCTATTAATAAGCCAGTGGATTTTGATTCAACAGCTATCACAGGGGATATTAAAGGATTGCGCATAGGGGTGCCACAGGAATATTTTAATGGTGTTGATGAGGCGATAGCAACTGCAGTCAAAGATGTGTTAAAAAAATTGGAATTGCAGGGAGCGCACATACAACAGATTTCGCTGCAATATACTGACTATGCGGTGCCCATTTATTACCTGATAGCAACTGCTGAGGCTTCATCAAATTTAGCCCGTTACGACGGTGTGCGCTACGGCTATCGCTCAAAAAATATTCAGAAGCTCAAAGAACTGTATGTGAAAACACGGCAGGAAGGATTTGGCAAAGAAGTTAAACGGCGCATCATCCTGGGGACATTTGCTTTAAGTTCTGGCTACTACGATGCCTATTATTTGAAGGCATTGAAGGGTAGGCGCCTTATCATAGACGATTTTACCAAAGCATTTAGCACATGCGATTGCATCGTTGCGCCGGTTACCACCACAACAGCATTTGGCATTGGCGAAAAGATCTCTGACCCGCTGTCATTGTATATGGCTGATATCCTGACCATACAGGCAAATCTTGCAGGTATTCCCGGCATGTCGGTGCCTGTGACAAAAGATAAAAGTGGCATGCCTATAGGCGTGCAGATAATGGCACAGCATTTTAATGAAAAGGTGATGCTCAATGTTGCACAGGCTATTGAAGACAGCTGTGCTGTGTAG
- a CDS encoding carboxy terminal-processing peptidase: protein MKKHIVYLIALVLFFGCYKKSVVLNPNDIHYIISTFLNEHVLYHEFDDTISQRTLNNLLSSIDPGKYYFYKSDVDTFTKKYDTFIDDFTKKEDFSFLDEIFTTYRNRVNEVNNIIDDLLQQHYTFTQDETINLDSDKIPYAKDKNELKERWRKNIKLQLLNYQTAENMNEEQAKEKLKRKFYLNNKRIQEFDRAKQFSVFLNAFSMALDPHTNYLTQEEHEDFMISNNLKLEGIGVQLRWEDGYTIVDRIIPGGAADKLPKELQLQPNDRIVAVAQGNDEAVDVVDMDLRDVVKMIRGKKGTLVKLTIIRINPDSKDQKRMVVPIVREEINLEDSAVKSEVFQPENGPAIGYIKIPSFYVDISQQGFGEGRSSTADTIMQLNTLVKKNVSCIVVDLRGNPGGALSEALKLAGLFIDAGPVMQVYDSSGNVQSLDDPIPGVYYSGPLVVLIDKFSASASEIFAGAIRDYRRGLIIGTDATFGKGTVQTYKELYQKKGAIKITNAIFYQPSGTSNQLNGIKPDITVPDITTIWDIGENKLKYALQWKQIPPAAYTPYRNYISADVIALLRSRSDNRLQNDTKYAKLLLEIKDLKQKLQSKEISLKDESSIEQRKKDLESSIRKGKKEKLIDLENDIFLQEAFRITADYIKVLH from the coding sequence ATGAAAAAGCATATTGTTTATCTGATAGCTCTTGTTTTGTTTTTTGGCTGTTATAAAAAATCAGTTGTACTTAATCCCAATGATATTCACTATATAATTAGTACCTTCTTAAACGAGCATGTGCTCTACCATGAGTTTGACGATACTATTTCACAGCGTACTTTGAATAACCTTTTATCCTCTATTGATCCTGGGAAATATTACTTTTATAAAAGCGACGTTGATACCTTTACTAAAAAGTATGATACTTTTATAGATGATTTTACTAAAAAAGAGGATTTTTCCTTTCTTGATGAGATCTTTACTACGTACCGCAACCGTGTGAATGAAGTAAACAACATTATCGACGATCTTTTACAGCAGCACTACACATTTACCCAGGATGAAACCATTAATTTAGACAGTGATAAAATACCATATGCAAAAGATAAAAATGAGCTTAAAGAACGGTGGCGTAAAAATATCAAGTTACAGCTTTTAAACTACCAAACTGCTGAAAACATGAATGAAGAGCAGGCAAAGGAAAAGTTAAAACGTAAGTTCTATCTTAACAACAAACGGATACAGGAATTTGATAGGGCAAAACAATTCTCTGTGTTCCTTAACGCATTTTCAATGGCACTTGACCCTCACACCAATTATTTGACGCAGGAAGAGCATGAAGACTTCATGATATCCAATAACCTTAAGCTTGAAGGCATTGGCGTTCAGCTGAGATGGGAAGATGGGTACACCATAGTTGACCGCATTATCCCTGGTGGTGCTGCTGATAAGCTTCCAAAAGAATTGCAACTTCAACCCAATGACCGCATCGTAGCGGTGGCTCAGGGCAATGATGAGGCAGTTGATGTTGTTGATATGGACCTGCGTGATGTTGTAAAGATGATTCGCGGCAAAAAAGGTACCCTTGTTAAACTAACAATTATCAGGATTAATCCCGACAGCAAAGATCAAAAGCGCATGGTAGTGCCCATAGTACGTGAAGAAATTAACCTAGAAGACAGTGCTGTAAAATCCGAAGTGTTCCAGCCTGAGAACGGCCCTGCTATCGGTTATATTAAAATACCTTCCTTTTACGTTGATATTTCACAGCAAGGATTTGGCGAGGGAAGAAGTTCTACCGCCGACACTATCATGCAATTAAATACTCTGGTAAAGAAGAATGTTTCATGCATAGTAGTTGACCTTCGCGGGAACCCCGGCGGAGCATTGAGCGAAGCATTAAAACTGGCTGGGCTTTTTATTGACGCAGGCCCTGTCATGCAGGTGTACGATAGCTCCGGCAATGTTCAGTCGCTGGATGATCCAATACCGGGAGTATACTACAGCGGGCCGCTTGTTGTGCTGATTGACAAATTTAGTGCCAGTGCCTCGGAAATATTTGCGGGTGCCATTCGCGATTACCGCCGGGGACTTATCATTGGTACTGATGCAACATTTGGGAAAGGCACTGTGCAAACATACAAAGAACTGTACCAGAAAAAAGGCGCTATTAAGATTACCAATGCCATATTCTACCAGCCATCTGGCACTTCAAATCAGCTTAATGGGATAAAACCCGATATTACTGTACCTGATATTACTACAATATGGGATATTGGCGAAAACAAGCTTAAATATGCGCTGCAGTGGAAACAGATTCCTCCTGCTGCCTATACACCCTACAGGAATTATATTTCCGCTGATGTTATTGCACTACTCAGAAGCCGTTCCGACAACCGTTTACAGAATGATACAAAGTATGCAAAGCTGTTACTGGAAATTAAAGACTTAAAGCAAAAATTGCAATCAAAGGAAATAAGCCTTAAAGATGAAAGCAGTATTGAACAGCGCAAGAAGGACCTTGAAAGCTCAATCCGAAAAGGTAAAAAAGAAAAGCTTATTGATCTTGAAAATGACATCTTTTTACAGGAAGCATTTAGAATCACTGCTGATTATATCAAAGTGTTGCACTGA